In Helianthus annuus cultivar XRQ/B chromosome 3, HanXRQr2.0-SUNRISE, whole genome shotgun sequence, a single window of DNA contains:
- the LOC110928914 gene encoding putative leucine-rich repeat receptor-like serine/threonine-protein kinase At2g24130 translates to MISFFIFLVLFSIVSGDENARNFNDRASLLTFASRVTSDPGNVLHSWNNSSQLHFCNWTGITCNENRDSVLELDLSGASLHGTISPVISRLTRLTVLDLSRNFFEGGIPKEIGYLSGLKQLSLSSNLLRGRIPFELGFLRGLQYLDMGSNKLEGDIPLGLFCNGSSSLDYVDISNNSISGNIPLNEECDVKELRFLLLWSNKLTGRVPRALANSTKLKWLDFESNFFEGELPFEIVKNLSKLQFVYLSYNRFSGPLERFFSGLTNSPHLQELELAGNRLSGKIPDIIGNLSRSLVQLHLDDNQISGAIPPNISNLLNLTLLNLSSNSLNGTIPKELCQMAKLERLYISNNSLSGEIPLCFGNVSKLGLLDLSKNRLSSSIPDTFSSLSQLRRLLLHNNRFVGTIPTSLAQCVNLEILDLSHNHISGSIPTEFARLSTLKLYLNISYNHLNGPLPSELSKMNMVLAMDLSSNNFSGPIPTQLGSCIALELLNLSRNAFQGQLPSSIGKLPFLETFDVSWNRLSGKIPESFQTSATLKLLNFSFNNFSGNVSFPFLQIDSFLGNPELCSSSVLGMSICKNNTKKHFIPLPVLLTVLGIATLLMFLVPLVFKSKSKRKIVKMFSRRSSMYEEDDERKEQNYPKISHQELMEATGGFKSSSLIGSGRFGQVYKGILKDNTKIAVKVISYVKAEEITASFNKECEVLKNIRHRNLIRIITICSRPDFKALVLPLMQNGSLEDHLYPRGGVIHVNLVQLVSILSDVAEGLVYLHHYAPVKVAHCDLKPSNILLDDDMHAVLSDFGIAKLVKEEVEKFPVAGGVSGSPSASSTDGLLCGSIGYIAPEYGMGRRASSQGDVYSFGVLLLEMVTRKRPTDVFCYENSSLHEWVKTHYPHKLEPIIKQTLLNYPLVTTNATSRNPNLLHDMVLELIELGLICTQNNPSTRPTMLDVAHEIATWKEYLNS, encoded by the exons ATGATTTCCTTTTTTATCTTTCTAGTTTTGTTTTCCATTGTTTCGGGAGACGAAAACGCTCGAAATTTTAATGATCGAGCGTCTCTCCTCACCTTCGCTTCCAGGGTCACTTCTGACCCTGGAAACGTACTACATAGCTGGAACAACTCTTCACAACTTCATTTCTGTAACTGGACCGGAATCACGTGTAATGAGAATCGTGATTCTGTTCTTGAGTTAGACCTTAGTGGAGCTTCGCTCCATGGTACTATATCTCCGGTTATTTCTAGACTTACCCGGTTAACCGTTTTGGATCTTTCTAGGAATTTCTTTGAGGGTGGGATACCGAAAGAGATCGGGTATCTTTCCGGACTTAAACAGTTGAGTTTATCGTCGAATCTTCTACGAGGGAGGATCCCGTTCGAGTTGGGGTTTCTTCGGGGGTTGCAATATCTTGATATGGGAAGTAATAAGCTCGAAGGCGATATCCCATTGGGACTTTTTTGTAACGGGTCGTCTTCTTTAGACTATGTCGATATATCGAATAACTCGATTAGCGGGAATATACCGTTGAATGAAGAATGCGATGTTAAAGAGCTACGGTTTCTACTTCTTTGGTCGAATAAACTTACGGGTCGGGTACCTCGAGCACTTGCTAATTCCACAAAGCTGAAATGGTTAGATTTCGAGTCGAATTTTTTCGAAGGAGAGTTACCATTTGAGATTGTGAAAAACTTGTCAAAACTACAGTTTGTTTATTTGTCTTACAATCGGTTTTCGGGTCCTCTTGAGAGATTCTTTTCGGGTTTGACAAACTCTCCACATTTACAGGAACTCGAGTTAGCTGGAAACAGACTCTCAGGaaaaattcccgatatcattggGAATCTTTCTAGGAGTCTGGTCCAGCTACATCTGGATGACAACCAGATATCGGGAGCGATTCCTCCCAATATCAGTAATCTTTTGAACCTCACCCTACTCAACTTATCTAGCAACTCTCTCAACGGAACGATCCCCAAGGAACTTTGCCAAATGGCGAAACTCGAGCGGCTTTACATATCGAACAACTCGCTTTCTGGAGAAATCCCATTGTGTTTCGGGAACGTTTCCAAGTTGGGTCTTCTTGACTTATCGAAAAACCGCCTTTCGAGCTCCATTCCCGACACTTTCTCGAGTCTTTCCCAGCTACGGAGACTCTTGCTTCATAACAACCGTTTCGTCGGAACGATTCCAACAAGCCTTGCACAATGTGTGAAccttgagattcttgatctttctcaTAATCACATTTCGGGTTCGATCCCGACCGAATTCGCAAGGTTGAGCACCTTGAAATTGTACTTAAACATCTCATATAACCACCTGAATGGACCTTTACCATCGGAGCTCAGCAAGATGAACATGGTTCTTGCCATGGACTTATCATCTAACAACTTTTCGGGCCCGATTCCAACGCAGCTCGGAAGCTGCATTGCGCTCGAGCTCCTAAATCTCTCCAGAAATGCATTCCAAGGGCAACTTCCTAGTTCAATTGGGAAGTTGCCATTTCTCGAAACATTTGATGTTTCGTGGAACAGATTGTCTGGAAAGATCCCGGAATCTTTCCAGACATCTGCGACGTTGAAACTATTGAACTTTTCGTTCAATAATTTCTCTGGGAACGTATCGTTCCCGTTTCTGCAGATTGACTCTTTCCTCGGGAATCCCGAACTGTGCAGCAGTTCGGTCCTGGGGATGTCAATCTGCAAAAACAACACGAAAAAACACTTCATTCCATTGCCGGTTTTGCTTACCGTACTCGGCATAGCAACCCTGCTCATGTTTTTGGTTCCGCTTGTTTTCAAGTCGAAATCTAAGcgaaaaattgtaaaaatgtttaGCCGAAGAAGCAGCATGTACGAAGAAGACGACGAAAGAAAAGAACAAAACTACCCAAAAATCTCTCATCAAGAGCTCATGGAAGCAACAGGAGGGTTCAAAAGCTCCAGTTTGATCGGTTCAGGTCGTTTCGGGCAAGTTTACAAGGGTATTTTAAAAGACAACACGAAGATAGCGGTTAAGGTTATAAGTTATGTGAAAGCCGAAGAAATAACCGCGAGTTTTAATAAAGAATGTGAAGTTTTGAAGAATATTCGGCACAGGAATCTGATACGGATCATTACGATCTGTAGCAGACCGGATTTCAAGGCTCTCGTTCTGCCATTAATGCAGAACGGGAGCCTTGAGGATCATTTGTACCCACGTGGCGGGGTGATCCACGTCAACTTGGTCCAGTTGGTTAGCATATTAAGTGATGTGGCTGAAGGGTTAGTCTATTTGCATCACTATGCACCTGTTAAGGTGGCTCATTGTGATTTAAAGCCAAGCAATATTCTTCTTGATGATGACATGCATGCAGTACTTTCTGATTTTGGTATTGCTAAGTTGGTGAAAGAGGAGGTTGAGAAGTTCCCGGTGGCGGGTGGCGTTTCCGGCTCCCCTTCGGCTAGCTCGACCGATGGTTTACTTTGCGGGTCAATCGGTTACATTGCTCCCG AATACGGTATGGGTAGACGAGCGTCATCACAAGGAGACGTTTACAGTTTCGGGGTTTTGTTATTGGAGATGGTGACAAGAAAACGGCCTACAGATGTGTTTTGTTACGAAAACTCAAGCTTGCATGAGTGGGTAAAAACCCACTACCCGCACAAGCTTGAACCCATCATAAAACAGACACTTTTGAACTATCCATTAGTTACAACTAATGCCACATCGCGCAATCCTAACCTATTGCACGACATGGTTTTGGAGCTCATTGAACTCGGGTTGATTTGTACTCAAAACAACCCGTCAACTAGACCGACCATGCTGGATGTGGCACACGAGATAGCTACATGGAAAGAGTATCTTAACTCTTAG